Proteins encoded in a region of the Uloborus diversus isolate 005 chromosome 1, Udiv.v.3.1, whole genome shotgun sequence genome:
- the LOC129218734 gene encoding mitochondrial ribosome-associated GTPase 1-like, with translation MTRLSLCQFAQFREKFVSDRVKTNFASWFPGHMYKGMLQMQAKLAVVDCIVEIHDARIPFSGRNPKFYSMLSAIKPHILVLNKTDLADLTQKEKIKKHLLKESVKEVLFTDCKSSSKTGVEKILPTAIELMKDGDFHNRLNRNSFSLMVIGVPNIGKSSVINKLRNIHLKQGKATSVGAVPGITKSVLEKIKISENPLVYLYDTPGIMTPSIDSFEVGLKLALCRTLNDSLVGLDLMADYLLFWLNKHKKFKYVNYLELNEPLDDIRMVLLHIAKQFNKVQKIKTAEDFQDAG, from the exons ATGACAAGATTATCGCTGTGCCAGTTTGCTCAATTCCGAGAGAAATTTGTATCTGacagagtaaaaacaaattttgccTCATGGTTCCCAGGTCACATGTATAAAG GTATGCTACAAATGCAAGCCAAACTCGCCGTTGTTGATTGCATAGTGGAAATTCATGATGCTAGA ATCCCTTTTAGTGGCCGAAATCCAAAGTTTTACTCTATGCTCTCTGCAATTAAGCCTCATATTCTCGTCTTAAATAAAACTGATCTTGCTGATCTgactcagaaagaaaaaataaaaaagcacttGTTGAAAGAAAGTGTTAAGGAGGTGCTATTTACTGATTGCAAATCAAGTTCAAAGACTGGTGTTGAGAAG ATACTTCCAACAGCAATAGAATTAATGAAAGATGGTGATTTCCATAATCGACTTAAT AGAAATTCGTTTTCATTGATGGTTATTGGAGTTCCTAACATTGGAAAATCATCCgtgataaataaattaagaaacattCATCTAAAGCAAG GAAAGGCTACTTCAGTTGGTGCTGTTCCAGGTATCACAAAATcagtacttgaaaaaattaag ATATCTGAAAATCCACTTGTTTATTTGTATGACACGCCTGGAATTATGACCCCATCCattgatagttttgaagttggtttAAAACTTGCTCTTTGTA ggaCTTTAAATGATTCGCTTGTTGGTTTAGATTTGATGGcagattatttattgttttggttaaataaacacaaaaaatttaa ATATGTAAACTACTTGGAATTAAATGAACCACTTGATGACATTCGTATGGTTTTGTTACACATTGCCAAACAATtcaataaagttcaaaaaataaaaactgctgaAG ATTTTCAGGATGCAGGTTGA